The following coding sequences lie in one Myxococcus xanthus genomic window:
- a CDS encoding cytochrome P450 yields the protein MPNLLSRGLFSLFFGGRRKPLASLPGPPPGLLGNIGDFLGAQPWDVCARYARTYGPVAVTWLGPSPALVLNAPPLIHEVLETRRLEFEKGNIGDQIRHSATDDTPFIAQQGEDWARKHAMDPLAQPWTPAWHAAQVEPLRAAILESVEALLQQPSIDLTPTLRKLTFDAFCVATVGEKLPTSVYDDFMLLAAAADARIQAKLPLKFVSPPKGFADAKERFYGLLLDKVRTARKAPEPHRVDLMSWTLREMPQLDDVVHANLLGGFFFGGVFSSSTTLVGAFHQLNKYPATEERLALESAALAQGPLTLERLKDAPWGEAVAYEALRILPAVRIFLRRTPLTPTRLAEVTLPPGTTLMISNQHLHRDPSHWTNPETFAPERWLDGGAARNPLGSGHFFPFGRGPRACVAGDFAMVFLRTALATLSAHARVHVDSMEPFEEGFFFGVVRPQGVTGKLVPRQRQTLHPPTGAHPTAAVESA from the coding sequence ATGCCCAACCTGCTCTCTCGAGGTCTCTTCAGCCTGTTCTTCGGTGGCCGGCGCAAGCCCCTGGCCAGCCTGCCGGGCCCCCCGCCGGGGCTTCTGGGCAACATCGGCGACTTCCTCGGCGCCCAGCCGTGGGACGTCTGCGCCCGCTACGCGCGCACCTACGGCCCCGTCGCCGTCACCTGGCTGGGGCCCAGCCCGGCGCTGGTGCTCAATGCCCCCCCCCTCATCCACGAGGTACTGGAAACGCGCCGGCTGGAGTTCGAGAAGGGCAACATCGGCGACCAGATTCGCCACTCCGCCACGGACGACACGCCCTTCATCGCCCAGCAGGGCGAGGACTGGGCTCGCAAGCACGCCATGGATCCGCTCGCCCAGCCGTGGACTCCCGCCTGGCACGCGGCCCAGGTGGAGCCCCTGCGCGCGGCCATCCTCGAGTCGGTGGAGGCGCTGCTTCAGCAGCCCTCCATCGACCTGACGCCCACGCTGCGCAAGCTGACGTTCGACGCGTTCTGCGTGGCCACGGTGGGCGAGAAGCTGCCCACGTCCGTGTACGACGACTTCATGCTCCTGGCGGCGGCGGCCGACGCGCGCATCCAGGCCAAGCTGCCGTTGAAGTTCGTCTCACCGCCCAAGGGTTTCGCGGATGCGAAGGAGCGCTTCTACGGCCTGCTCCTGGACAAGGTTCGCACGGCCAGGAAGGCCCCGGAGCCGCACCGCGTGGACCTGATGTCGTGGACGCTGCGCGAGATGCCCCAGCTCGATGACGTGGTGCACGCGAACCTGCTCGGCGGGTTCTTCTTCGGCGGCGTGTTCTCCTCGAGCACCACCCTGGTGGGCGCCTTCCATCAGCTGAACAAGTACCCCGCCACCGAGGAGCGGCTGGCGCTGGAGTCCGCCGCGCTGGCGCAGGGGCCGCTCACTCTGGAGCGCCTGAAGGACGCGCCCTGGGGCGAGGCCGTGGCCTACGAGGCCCTGAGAATCCTGCCCGCGGTGCGCATCTTCCTGCGCCGCACGCCGCTCACGCCGACGCGGTTGGCGGAAGTCACGCTGCCGCCGGGCACGACGCTCATGATTTCCAACCAGCACCTGCACCGGGACCCGAGCCACTGGACGAACCCGGAGACGTTCGCCCCGGAGCGCTGGCTCGACGGGGGCGCGGCCCGGAATCCGCTCGGCAGCGGCCACTTCTTCCCCTTCGGCCGGGGTCCTCGCGCCTGCGTGGCCGGGGACTTCGCCATGGTGTTCCTGCGCACGGCCCTGGCCACCCTCTCCGCCCACGCGCGCGTCCACGTCGACTCGATGGAGCCCTTCGAGGAGGGCTTCTTCTTCGGCGTGGTGCGGCCCCAGGGTGTCACGGGCAAGCTCGTCCCGCGCCAGAGGCAAACCCTTCACCCTCCCACGGGAGCCCATCCCACCGCCGCAGTGGAATCCGCATGA
- a CDS encoding fatty acid desaturase family protein yields the protein MTLFRHPRDRIPVLLFTLVFALDLTVFFTARSWWFPILWLALGVIPKGWISAWNHHHQHVPMFRHALPNRLLEVIFGFQTGVTSHAWFLHHVLGHHRNYLDQAQDESGWKRRDGSTMGEMEYSVFNTLVAYPRAFRVGRSHPKAMRVFLTMGALQVALLGVLFWHDWYNALWVFLLPMAVSLYVTVWATYFHHVGLEATEHTHASYNILHKGYNLMTGNLGYHTAHHAKHGLHWSQLPELHAQLAQAIPATHYRQPGIPFVWTNPEAKIEPAEAEFGAIPQ from the coding sequence ATGACCTTGTTCCGACATCCCCGAGACCGCATCCCCGTCCTGCTCTTCACCCTGGTGTTCGCCCTGGACCTGACGGTCTTCTTCACGGCGCGAAGCTGGTGGTTCCCCATCCTCTGGCTCGCCCTGGGAGTGATTCCCAAGGGGTGGATCAGCGCGTGGAACCACCACCACCAGCATGTGCCCATGTTCCGTCATGCGCTGCCCAACCGACTCCTGGAGGTCATCTTCGGCTTCCAGACGGGCGTGACGTCCCATGCGTGGTTCCTGCACCACGTGCTGGGCCACCACCGCAACTACCTGGACCAGGCCCAGGACGAATCGGGGTGGAAGCGCCGCGACGGGTCCACCATGGGCGAGATGGAATACTCCGTCTTCAACACGCTCGTCGCCTATCCCCGCGCCTTCCGCGTGGGCCGCTCACATCCCAAGGCGATGCGCGTCTTCCTGACCATGGGCGCGCTCCAGGTGGCACTGCTCGGCGTGCTGTTCTGGCACGACTGGTACAACGCCCTCTGGGTGTTCCTGCTGCCCATGGCGGTGTCGCTCTACGTCACCGTCTGGGCCACCTACTTCCACCACGTGGGGCTGGAAGCGACGGAGCACACCCACGCCTCGTACAACATCCTGCACAAGGGCTACAACCTGATGACCGGCAACCTGGGCTACCACACCGCGCACCACGCGAAGCACGGGCTGCACTGGTCTCAACTGCCCGAGCTTCACGCGCAGCTCGCCCAGGCCATACCGGCCACGCACTACCGGCAGCCGGGCATCCCCTTCGTGTGGACCAACCCGGAGGCGAAAATCGAGCCGGCCGAGGCGGAGTTCGGCGCCATCCCCCAATGA